The following proteins are co-located in the Methylomonas sp. 11b genome:
- a CDS encoding sensor domain-containing diguanylate cyclase, which yields MEQDITTDLRVLESHLDGMLNRVQHNSLTLKRLQSFEMRLLGLSSLAEMIEFILGEAKALFDLDVISLCLIDPKNEIASYLDVDNYNFRDREGLFLASSEWQLRHSFGLSDQPFLGSYQTTICEKFFSESNQQKPASVVIAPLIRRDRYLGSLNLGSYHNERFMQGMATDFVEHIASVISICLENNLNVETMRRTSLVDPLTGVNNRRFLEQRIEEELDRSQRNREPLSCLFLDIDFFKRINDGFGHQAGDHVLAVVAGIIKKLLRNNDVLARYGGEEFVALLSQSDESTASEIAERIRLSIANLQVEYGEQAIPVTISIGVATYQPSRAQKKPVTEIALQLVQTADAALYEAKRKGRNRIENGGLVLVTVPV from the coding sequence AAAGTCATTTGGACGGTATGCTCAACCGCGTCCAACACAACAGCCTGACCTTAAAGCGATTGCAAAGCTTTGAAATGCGTTTGCTGGGGCTTAGTTCGCTGGCGGAAATGATCGAGTTCATTCTGGGTGAAGCCAAGGCGCTGTTCGATTTGGACGTGATCAGCTTGTGTTTGATTGACCCTAAAAACGAGATCGCCAGTTACCTGGACGTGGATAATTATAATTTTCGGGACAGGGAAGGGCTGTTTTTAGCGAGTAGCGAATGGCAATTGCGGCATAGTTTTGGTTTGTCCGATCAGCCGTTTCTGGGCAGCTATCAAACCACGATTTGCGAGAAGTTTTTCTCCGAATCGAATCAACAAAAACCGGCGTCTGTGGTGATTGCGCCGCTGATTCGCCGGGATAGGTATTTGGGGTCTTTGAACCTGGGTAGTTACCATAACGAGCGCTTCATGCAAGGCATGGCCACCGATTTTGTCGAGCATATCGCTTCGGTGATCAGCATTTGTCTGGAAAACAATTTAAACGTAGAGACCATGCGGCGTACCAGCTTGGTCGATCCCTTGACCGGTGTGAATAATCGGCGTTTCCTGGAACAGCGTATAGAGGAAGAACTAGATCGCAGTCAACGCAATCGGGAGCCATTGTCCTGTCTATTTCTGGATATCGATTTTTTCAAACGTATCAACGACGGTTTTGGACATCAGGCCGGCGATCATGTACTGGCTGTCGTCGCTGGCATCATCAAGAAATTGCTGCGCAATAACGATGTGCTGGCGCGCTATGGAGGTGAGGAGTTCGTGGCCTTGCTGTCGCAAAGTGACGAAAGTACGGCCTCGGAAATCGCTGAGCGGATTCGATTGAGTATTGCCAATTTGCAGGTGGAGTATGGCGAGCAAGCTATTCCGGTGACTATTTCAATTGGTGTTGCTACTTATCAACCCAGCCGGGCACAAAAAAAACCGGTTACCGAGATTGCGTTGCAATTGGTGCAAACCGCCGATGCTGCCTTGTACGAAGCCAAACGCAAAGGCAGAAACCGTATTGAGAATGGTGGTTTGGTGTTGGTCACGGTGCCCGTTTAG
- the galE gene encoding UDP-glucose 4-epimerase GalE: protein MQNTILVTGGAGYIGSHTCVELLNNGFEVIVVDNLSNSKIESLKRIETITEQKSGFYQADITDQAALREIFKAHKIDAVIHFAGLKAVGESCQQPLSYYRNNIYGTQVLLETMQEFAVKRLVFSSSATVYGDPHSVPILESFPLQATNPYGRTKLFIEEILRDVGNADSLNGNSQPWQFAILRYFNPIGAHSSGLIGEDPNGIPNNLMPFLSQVAIGKLPVLSVFGNDYPTKDGTGVRDYIHVVDLAQGHIKALQYLLGKTADTAICDAINLGTGNGYSVLDMVNTFTDVTGQAVPYKIAPRRAGDVAACYADPSLAEAKIGWKAERDLKQMMTDTWRWQKNNPNGYN from the coding sequence ATGCAAAACACAATTTTGGTGACGGGCGGTGCGGGCTATATCGGTAGCCATACCTGCGTAGAACTACTGAATAACGGTTTCGAGGTCATCGTGGTGGATAACCTCAGCAACAGCAAAATCGAATCGCTGAAACGCATCGAAACCATTACCGAACAAAAGTCCGGTTTTTATCAAGCCGACATTACCGATCAAGCGGCGTTGCGCGAGATTTTTAAGGCACATAAAATCGATGCGGTGATTCATTTCGCCGGCCTGAAAGCCGTCGGCGAATCCTGCCAGCAACCCTTGAGCTATTACCGCAACAATATCTACGGCACGCAAGTATTGCTGGAAACAATGCAAGAGTTTGCGGTGAAAAGATTGGTGTTCAGCTCGTCAGCGACCGTATACGGCGATCCGCACAGCGTACCGATTCTGGAAAGCTTTCCGTTGCAAGCCACCAACCCTTATGGCCGTACCAAACTGTTTATCGAGGAAATCCTGCGTGATGTCGGCAATGCAGACAGCTTGAACGGCAACAGCCAGCCCTGGCAGTTTGCAATACTGCGTTACTTCAACCCTATCGGCGCCCACAGCAGCGGTTTGATAGGTGAAGACCCGAACGGCATCCCCAATAATCTGATGCCGTTTTTATCGCAAGTCGCCATCGGTAAGTTGCCGGTCCTGTCGGTGTTCGGCAATGACTACCCCACCAAGGACGGCACCGGCGTGCGCGATTACATCCATGTCGTAGATCTGGCGCAAGGCCATATCAAAGCCTTGCAATATCTGCTTGGAAAAACTGCCGATACCGCTATTTGTGATGCGATAAATTTAGGAACCGGCAACGGTTATAGCGTGTTGGACATGGTCAACACCTTTACCGACGTAACCGGTCAGGCAGTGCCCTACAAAATCGCGCCACGCCGAGCCGGCGATGTTGCAGCCTGCTACGCTGATCCGAGCTTGGCGGAAGCAAAAATTGGCTGGAAAGCCGAGCGGGATTTAAAACAAATGATGACCGATACCTGGCGCTGGCAGAAAAACAATCCCAACGGTTACAACTAA
- the ttcA gene encoding tRNA 2-thiocytidine(32) synthetase TtcA, giving the protein MSDPEHKSRTQFNKLQKRLRRCVGEAIADFNMIEPDDKVMVCLSGGKDSYTMLDILLNLQKTAPINFEIIAVNLDQKQPGFPEHVLPEYLQSIGVPYHIIEHDTYSIVKRIIPEGQTTCSLCSRLRRGTLYGFAKEHKITKIALGHHRDDIIETFFLNMFYAGKLKAMPPKLLSDDKQNIVIRPLAYCREKDINRFAAFKQFPIIPCNLCGSQENLQRKAMKQMLNGWDKQFPGRIETIFASLQNIAPSQMADASLFDFTGLRRDPDASLPRVVSDEAGLDILER; this is encoded by the coding sequence ATGTCAGATCCAGAACACAAATCCCGCACCCAGTTTAACAAACTGCAAAAACGCCTGAGACGCTGCGTTGGCGAAGCCATCGCAGATTTCAATATGATAGAACCCGACGACAAGGTGATGGTTTGCCTGTCCGGCGGCAAAGACTCCTACACGATGTTGGACATTCTGCTGAATTTGCAGAAAACCGCGCCGATTAATTTCGAGATAATTGCCGTCAATCTGGATCAGAAACAGCCGGGCTTCCCTGAACATGTTCTGCCCGAATATCTGCAATCGATAGGCGTGCCCTACCACATCATCGAGCACGATACCTACAGCATCGTCAAGCGCATCATCCCTGAAGGCCAAACCACTTGCAGCCTTTGTTCTCGGTTAAGGCGCGGCACACTGTACGGGTTTGCCAAGGAACATAAGATCACTAAGATCGCCCTAGGGCATCACCGCGACGACATCATCGAGACCTTTTTCCTGAACATGTTCTACGCCGGCAAGCTAAAAGCCATGCCGCCGAAACTGCTCAGCGACGATAAACAAAACATCGTGATTCGCCCGCTAGCTTACTGCCGGGAAAAAGACATCAACCGCTTCGCGGCTTTCAAGCAATTCCCTATCATCCCCTGCAATCTGTGTGGTTCTCAAGAAAACCTGCAACGCAAGGCGATGAAGCAAATGCTGAACGGTTGGGATAAACAATTCCCCGGCCGTATCGAAACCATTTTCGCCAGCCTGCAAAATATCGCACCTTCGCAAATGGCCGACGCCAGCTTGTTCGATTTTACCGGCCTGCGCCGCGACCCCGACGCAAGTCTGCCGCGTGTCGTCTCGGACGAAGCAGGACTAGACATCCTCGAACGCTAA
- the fabB gene encoding beta-ketoacyl-ACP synthase I, which yields MKRVVVTGLGIVSSIGNNRDEVVDSLRTGRSGIVHAPVYAEMGFRSHVHGPVNIDLDEAIDRKVKRFMGDGAAYNYLAMEQAIADSGLEASQVSNIRTGLVMGSGGPSTSNLVDSADILRSKGVKKVGPYMVTRAMSSTNTACLATPFKIKGVNYSISSACATSAHCIGHAMELIQLGKQDVVFAGGGEELHWTMSVMFDAMGALSSKYNDTPATASRPYDETRDGFVISGGGGVLVIEELEHAKARGAKIYAELVGYGATSDGYDMVQPSGEGAVRCMQQALATVHDKIDYINAHGTSTPVGDTRELEAMREVFGADGVPAVSSTKSLTGHALGAAGVNEAIYSILMMEENFLSASANINQLDPGAAGIPIVREYRDNVTLNTIMSNSFGFGGTNATLIFQRYNG from the coding sequence ATGAAACGCGTAGTGGTAACAGGTTTAGGGATAGTTTCCAGCATCGGCAACAACCGTGACGAAGTGGTCGATTCCTTGAGAACCGGCCGTTCCGGTATCGTTCATGCGCCGGTCTATGCAGAGATGGGCTTTCGCAGCCATGTGCACGGCCCGGTCAACATCGACCTGGATGAAGCGATAGACCGTAAAGTGAAACGCTTTATGGGCGATGGTGCAGCTTACAACTATCTGGCAATGGAGCAAGCTATTGCCGACTCAGGCCTGGAAGCGTCGCAAGTTTCCAATATCCGTACCGGCTTAGTGATGGGTTCCGGCGGACCATCAACGTCCAACTTGGTCGATTCTGCCGACATTCTCCGCTCCAAAGGCGTAAAAAAAGTCGGTCCGTACATGGTGACGCGCGCCATGTCCAGTACCAATACCGCCTGTCTGGCGACGCCTTTTAAAATCAAAGGTGTCAATTACTCCATCAGTTCCGCTTGCGCTACCAGCGCCCACTGCATCGGCCACGCCATGGAATTGATTCAATTGGGCAAACAAGACGTCGTTTTCGCTGGCGGCGGCGAAGAACTGCACTGGACTATGTCGGTGATGTTCGACGCGATGGGCGCACTGTCTTCAAAGTATAATGACACGCCAGCCACGGCCTCGCGCCCCTACGACGAAACCCGCGACGGCTTCGTCATCTCCGGCGGCGGCGGCGTGCTGGTAATCGAAGAACTGGAACACGCCAAAGCGCGCGGCGCCAAAATCTACGCCGAGTTGGTCGGCTATGGCGCCACGTCCGATGGCTACGACATGGTACAGCCGTCCGGCGAAGGCGCAGTCCGCTGCATGCAACAAGCCCTGGCGACCGTACACGACAAAATTGACTATATCAACGCGCACGGTACCAGCACCCCGGTTGGCGATACCCGTGAACTGGAAGCGATGCGCGAAGTATTCGGTGCTGATGGCGTACCAGCCGTTAGCTCAACCAAATCCCTGACCGGACATGCTTTGGGTGCGGCCGGCGTCAACGAAGCCATTTATTCCATACTGATGATGGAAGAAAATTTCCTGAGCGCGTCGGCCAATATCAACCAGCTTGACCCTGGTGCGGCGGGCATTCCGATAGTTAGAGAATATCGGGATAACGTCACGCTGAACACCATCATGTCCAACAGCTTCGGTTTCGGCGGCACTAACGCCACGCTGATTTTCCAACGCTATAACGGCTAA
- the fabA gene encoding 3-hydroxyacyl-[acyl-carrier-protein] dehydratase FabA, whose translation MEKQHSFTRDELLMSGRGELYGPTNAQLPLPNMLMMDRIVHISDEGGKYGKGEIIAELDITPELWFFDCHFQGDPVMPGCLGLDAMWQLVGFYLCWLGGPGKGRALGCGEVKFTGQVLPTAKKVTYKIDLKRVILRKLVMGIADATMEVDGKQIYEATDLRVGLFTSTQDF comes from the coding sequence ATGGAGAAGCAGCACAGTTTCACGCGCGACGAATTATTAATGTCCGGCCGAGGCGAATTATACGGTCCGACCAACGCGCAGCTACCGCTTCCCAATATGCTGATGATGGACCGCATCGTCCATATTTCCGATGAAGGCGGCAAATACGGCAAAGGCGAAATCATTGCCGAGTTGGATATTACGCCCGAATTATGGTTTTTCGACTGCCATTTTCAAGGCGACCCGGTCATGCCTGGCTGTCTTGGTTTAGACGCGATGTGGCAATTGGTCGGTTTCTATTTATGTTGGCTCGGCGGTCCCGGCAAAGGCCGTGCGCTAGGTTGCGGCGAAGTTAAATTCACCGGTCAGGTGCTACCGACAGCCAAAAAAGTCACTTATAAAATCGACTTGAAACGTGTGATTTTACGCAAGCTGGTCATGGGCATCGCCGATGCCACGATGGAAGTCGATGGCAAACAAATCTACGAAGCGACCGATTTGCGAGTCGGCTTGTTTACGTCCACCCAAGATTTCTAA
- a CDS encoding transglycosylase SLT domain-containing protein: MHFIPCFLMLAALTGVLPNSPQADEISLAAQRQQFLRAEQALDQNRDAEYFALASGLKGYPLYPYLQYQWLKNHLDADTDIKQFLNDHAASRYAAGLRQKWLLALGKKQQWLVLLNYYQGSDDPELQCYAGLAQFQTGQTLEAFNQARALWLSGKTQPDNCDALFDVYKTSPYFNNELINQRFHAALKRDNQSLASSLTRFFSGAELNLANTWLKLHRQPESVASETGWREYPEHAGELFAHAIDRWLETNVEAAMTAWDSLKSQISFAPATAAFIEKRIAIALALKHDSRAYDRLSRLENSDESAREWRVRAALNAQNWPDVATAIAGLNDEERSREKWQYWQARGLAETGQSAAANTLFQQLAKNRSFYGFLAAGKLRQAIELVDRPLAVSIENLETLQNRLDFQVFSELLAIDRKPEAKRQWWYAIAKLDSSQLPVAAKLAQQANCPALAIATIAKANHWDDVNLRFPLAYIQAIQSNAASQQLDPGLILGLIRQESAFDELADSPAGAKGLMQVMPNTGRQIAADLRDSWDSDYSLFKPELNVKYGAFYFKKLLRQFNGHVALATAAYNAGANKVKRWLPENRKLPADIWIETIPYKETRGYVASVLMYSLIYQQRLQRDSLKLDDLLREVTPG, encoded by the coding sequence ATGCATTTTATCCCGTGTTTTTTAATGCTTGCCGCTCTGACCGGCGTTTTGCCGAACAGTCCCCAGGCGGATGAAATCTCTTTAGCCGCCCAACGTCAGCAATTTTTGCGCGCCGAGCAAGCGCTTGACCAGAATCGCGATGCCGAATATTTCGCGCTGGCTTCTGGCCTAAAAGGCTACCCGCTGTATCCTTATCTGCAATACCAATGGCTAAAAAATCATCTGGATGCCGATACCGACATCAAACAGTTTTTAAACGACCACGCCGCCAGCCGTTACGCGGCCGGGCTACGGCAAAAGTGGTTGCTGGCTTTGGGTAAAAAGCAACAGTGGCTAGTGCTGTTGAACTATTACCAAGGCAGTGACGATCCCGAGCTGCAATGCTACGCCGGCCTGGCTCAATTCCAAACCGGCCAAACTTTGGAAGCATTCAATCAGGCCCGCGCCTTATGGTTAAGTGGTAAAACCCAACCGGATAATTGCGATGCCTTGTTCGACGTTTATAAAACATCGCCGTATTTCAATAATGAACTGATAAACCAACGATTTCACGCCGCACTCAAGCGTGACAATCAAAGCCTTGCAAGCTCCTTGACCCGATTTTTCAGCGGCGCGGAACTCAATCTGGCCAACACCTGGTTGAAGCTGCACCGGCAGCCTGAAAGCGTTGCATCGGAGACTGGCTGGCGCGAATACCCCGAACACGCAGGTGAGTTGTTTGCCCATGCGATTGACCGCTGGCTGGAAACCAACGTTGAAGCGGCTATGACGGCTTGGGATAGCCTTAAATCGCAAATCTCTTTTGCGCCGGCAACGGCCGCTTTTATCGAAAAACGCATAGCTATCGCGTTGGCCTTAAAACACGATAGTCGCGCTTACGACCGTTTGTCGCGACTGGAAAATAGCGACGAATCGGCACGAGAATGGCGGGTCAGAGCCGCATTGAACGCACAAAACTGGCCAGATGTCGCTACCGCTATTGCCGGCCTGAACGACGAAGAAAGATCTCGGGAAAAATGGCAGTACTGGCAAGCTCGCGGTTTGGCGGAAACGGGTCAGAGCGCAGCAGCCAATACATTGTTTCAACAGCTGGCAAAAAATCGCAGTTTTTACGGTTTTCTGGCGGCCGGCAAATTAAGGCAAGCCATCGAGCTAGTCGATAGACCGTTGGCGGTATCCATCGAGAACCTCGAGACTTTACAAAATCGACTGGATTTTCAGGTGTTTTCTGAACTACTGGCTATCGACAGAAAACCGGAAGCCAAACGCCAATGGTGGTACGCGATAGCCAAACTCGACAGTAGTCAATTACCAGTGGCGGCAAAACTGGCACAACAAGCGAATTGTCCGGCCCTGGCAATTGCCACGATAGCCAAGGCCAACCATTGGGACGATGTGAATCTGCGTTTTCCATTGGCATATATCCAGGCAATCCAAAGCAACGCCGCCTCACAACAATTGGATCCGGGTTTAATTTTGGGTTTGATCCGCCAGGAAAGCGCGTTCGATGAATTGGCCGACTCGCCGGCTGGCGCTAAAGGTTTGATGCAGGTCATGCCAAACACCGGCCGACAAATCGCCGCAGACTTACGCGATAGTTGGGATAGCGACTACAGCCTGTTTAAACCCGAGCTCAACGTCAAATACGGCGCGTTTTATTTCAAAAAACTCCTGCGCCAATTCAATGGCCACGTCGCATTGGCCACCGCTGCCTATAATGCCGGCGCCAACAAAGTGAAGCGCTGGCTGCCGGAAAACCGCAAGCTACCAGCCGACATCTGGATCGAAACCATACCTTATAAAGAGACGCGGGGTTATGTGGCATCGGTGTTGATGTATAGCTTGATCTACCAGCAGCGGCTGCAACGCGACAGCTTAAAGCTCGACGATCTGTTGCGCGAGGTAACGCCCGGATGA
- a CDS encoding ABC transporter ATP-binding protein: MKTSHRAAQAEYSWQYIYSIAKQHKKQLINGHLVAILATVASVPVPLLMPLLVDEVLLNHPGVVLNSLNPWLPGEWRQPIVYIAIILLVSLLLRLFALILNIMQTRQFSNIAKDVIFRIRESLVKHLQHISMSEYESLGSGTVSSHMVTDLDTLDNFIGTTISKLLVAVLTVFGTALILLWMHWQLGLFIIFLNPLVIYLARAVGSRVKELKANENKAYAIFQQALSETLEAIHQIRASNREEHYCRQLIGSALAVKNHSTIYAWKSDATVRLSFLTFLFGFDIFRATAMLMVLYSNLTIGEMLAVFGYLWFMMAPVQEILSIQQSFYAAKAALARVNQLTLLQREPYYPHLQNPFTGRKTVSVSVKNLHFSYKDEPVLNGINLTIPAGEKIALVGASGGGKSTLAQTLIGLYPPGSGMIYFDGVPLDRIGLDVVREHVATVLQHPALLNDTIRANLTLGREIADPELWRALEIAQMKLTVEEQPQGLDTVVGRQGMRLSGGQRQRLAIARMIVSQPAVVILDEATSALDSETEYKLHQALSTFLEGRTTIIIAHRLSAVKQADHVYVFEQGQICEQGKHDSLIQQNGLYAKLYGDYQ, encoded by the coding sequence TTGAAAACATCACACCGCGCGGCGCAAGCCGAATATTCCTGGCAGTACATCTACAGCATCGCTAAGCAGCATAAAAAACAACTGATCAACGGGCATTTAGTCGCCATATTGGCAACCGTTGCCAGCGTACCGGTGCCCTTATTGATGCCCTTATTGGTAGACGAGGTTTTGCTCAACCATCCGGGCGTAGTGCTGAATAGTCTCAACCCCTGGCTGCCGGGCGAGTGGCGGCAACCCATTGTTTATATCGCCATTATTTTGCTGGTCAGCTTGCTGTTGCGCTTGTTTGCCTTGATTCTTAACATTATGCAGACCAGGCAGTTTTCCAATATTGCCAAGGATGTGATCTTTCGTATCCGCGAAAGTTTGGTGAAGCACTTGCAACATATTTCGATGTCCGAATATGAAAGCCTGGGCAGCGGTACGGTCAGCTCGCACATGGTGACCGACTTGGACACACTGGATAATTTTATCGGCACCACGATCAGTAAATTACTGGTGGCGGTCCTGACCGTGTTCGGCACAGCGTTGATTCTGCTGTGGATGCATTGGCAGCTGGGTTTGTTCATTATCTTTTTAAATCCGCTGGTGATTTATCTGGCCAGGGCGGTTGGCTCCAGGGTCAAGGAATTAAAAGCCAACGAAAACAAGGCCTACGCGATATTCCAGCAAGCTTTGAGCGAAACCCTGGAAGCGATCCATCAAATCCGCGCCAGCAACCGCGAAGAGCACTATTGTCGGCAATTGATAGGCAGCGCGCTGGCGGTGAAAAATCACTCGACCATCTATGCCTGGAAAAGCGACGCGACGGTGCGTCTAAGCTTTTTGACCTTCTTATTCGGCTTCGACATATTCCGCGCCACTGCGATGCTGATGGTGTTGTATTCCAACCTGACCATAGGCGAGATGCTGGCGGTATTCGGTTATCTCTGGTTCATGATGGCGCCGGTGCAGGAGATACTGAGTATTCAGCAGTCATTTTATGCCGCCAAAGCGGCGCTGGCCCGCGTTAATCAGCTGACCCTATTGCAGCGCGAACCCTATTATCCGCATTTGCAAAACCCGTTTACCGGGCGTAAAACCGTGTCGGTCAGCGTTAAGAATCTGCATTTTAGTTATAAAGACGAACCGGTACTGAACGGTATTAATCTCACCATTCCGGCCGGCGAGAAAATCGCATTGGTTGGCGCCAGCGGCGGCGGCAAGTCTACTTTGGCACAAACCCTGATCGGCCTATATCCGCCGGGCAGCGGTATGATTTATTTCGACGGCGTGCCACTGGATCGGATAGGCTTGGACGTCGTGCGCGAGCACGTCGCCACAGTATTGCAGCATCCGGCCTTGTTAAACGATACGATACGCGCCAACCTGACCTTGGGCCGGGAGATTGCCGACCCGGAATTGTGGCGGGCCTTGGAGATTGCGCAAATGAAGCTCACAGTCGAGGAGCAGCCGCAAGGGCTGGATACTGTGGTGGGTAGACAAGGCATGCGTTTATCCGGCGGCCAACGACAACGTCTGGCCATCGCCCGGATGATAGTCAGCCAGCCGGCGGTGGTGATTCTCGACGAAGCCACGTCGGCGTTGGATAGCGAAACCGAGTATAAACTGCACCAAGCCCTGAGCACCTTTCTGGAAGGCCGCACGACCATCATTATTGCCCATAGACTCAGTGCCGTGAAACAGGCCGATCACGTGTATGTCTTCGAACAAGGCCAGATTTGCGAACAAGGCAAACACGATTCCTTGATACAACAAAACGGCTTGTACGCCAAACTTTACGGTGATTACCAATAG
- a CDS encoding PHP domain-containing protein, with translation MSELYDLHSHSTASDGALSPTELVLRARQQGVTALALTDHDTTAGLDEATQAAAQAGIRLIPGIELSASFESHCLHIVGLNIDPQHPGLVEGIAKQQLIRDQRAQKIAEKLAKKGIADAYPTLRQIAGNGEITRLHFADFLVNQGFVETQQDAFDRYLSKGKPAYVPTVWASLADCVGWIRAAGGVAVLAHPLRYKLSSKWINKALIAFKAAGGQGIEVVTGRASIDDIRLSYLHASKHQLHASMGSDFHAPGNQWLELGRLAALPDGAAPVWQLF, from the coding sequence GTGTCGGAATTATACGATTTACACAGTCATTCCACCGCGTCCGACGGCGCTTTGTCGCCCACCGAGCTGGTACTACGTGCCCGACAACAGGGTGTGACAGCGCTGGCCTTGACAGATCACGACACGACTGCCGGCTTAGACGAGGCTACTCAAGCCGCCGCACAAGCGGGCATCCGCTTGATTCCCGGCATCGAATTGTCGGCCAGTTTTGAAAGCCATTGTTTGCACATTGTCGGTTTAAACATCGATCCGCAGCATCCGGGCTTAGTCGAAGGTATTGCCAAGCAACAACTGATTCGCGACCAACGCGCGCAAAAAATTGCCGAAAAATTGGCGAAGAAGGGCATAGCCGATGCCTATCCAACCTTAAGACAAATCGCCGGTAACGGCGAAATCACCCGCCTGCATTTTGCAGATTTTCTGGTTAATCAAGGTTTTGTCGAAACCCAGCAGGACGCATTTGATCGTTATTTGAGCAAGGGCAAGCCCGCTTATGTGCCGACTGTTTGGGCCAGTCTGGCCGATTGCGTCGGCTGGATACGGGCGGCGGGCGGCGTGGCGGTGTTGGCGCATCCGCTGCGCTACAAACTCAGCAGCAAATGGATCAACAAGGCCTTAATCGCTTTTAAGGCCGCTGGCGGTCAGGGGATAGAAGTGGTGACCGGGCGGGCCAGCATCGACGATATTCGCTTAAGTTATTTGCATGCCAGCAAACATCAATTGCATGCGTCGATGGGTTCGGATTTTCATGCGCCGGGTAATCAATGGCTGGAACTGGGGCGTCTGGCGGCCTTGCCGGACGGCGCTGCGCCGGTTTGGCAGTTATTTTAA